The following are encoded in a window of Candidatus Fluviicola riflensis genomic DNA:
- the hflX gene encoding GTPase HflX has protein sequence MSEGHVLVDATEERCVLVGIITSSTTEEQSREYLDELEFLAETAGAMSVKRFVQKLPLPNARTFVGTGKLEEIREYIKEHEIDLVIFDDELSPSQLRNIEKELECKVLDRNILILDIFASRARSSHAKTQVELAQMQYMLPRLKRLWTHLERQKGGIGLRGPGESQIETDRRIVKDRIALLKEKLKDIDKQMSVQRGNRGQLVRVALVGYTNVGKSTLMNLLSKSDVFAENKLFATLDTTVRKVVIDNLPFLLTDTVGFIRKLPHQLVESFKSTLDEVREADLLIHVVDISHPNFEDHIKVVQETLLELDNSDKPTILVFNKIDAYQYVPKDKDDPSPLTPENISLEELKRSWMSKLDATKCVFISAVDKTNVEELRETMYKEIKRIFAIRYPFNDFLY, from the coding sequence ATGAGCGAAGGTCACGTATTGGTTGATGCAACGGAAGAACGTTGCGTGTTGGTGGGAATTATTACGTCTTCCACTACCGAGGAGCAATCCCGGGAGTATCTTGATGAATTGGAATTCCTGGCTGAAACGGCCGGTGCGATGTCGGTAAAACGATTCGTTCAGAAATTGCCATTGCCCAATGCCCGCACTTTTGTGGGAACGGGTAAACTGGAGGAAATCCGGGAATACATCAAGGAACACGAAATTGATTTGGTGATTTTCGATGACGAATTATCGCCTTCCCAATTGCGGAATATTGAAAAAGAACTGGAATGCAAAGTCTTGGACCGCAACATTCTGATCCTTGACATCTTTGCGAGTCGCGCCCGGAGCTCGCATGCCAAAACGCAGGTCGAACTGGCGCAAATGCAATACATGCTGCCGCGATTGAAACGTTTGTGGACGCACCTTGAGCGGCAAAAAGGAGGTATCGGGTTACGTGGTCCGGGGGAATCGCAGATTGAAACTGACCGTCGTATCGTTAAGGACCGTATTGCCTTGCTGAAAGAAAAACTGAAAGACATCGACAAACAAATGTCGGTGCAACGCGGAAATCGCGGGCAATTGGTGCGCGTGGCGTTGGTCGGTTATACCAACGTAGGAAAAAGCACCCTGATGAACTTGTTGAGTAAATCGGATGTGTTTGCCGAAAACAAATTGTTTGCAACGCTTGATACCACCGTTCGCAAGGTCGTGATCGACAACCTTCCATTCCTGTTAACTGATACCGTAGGATTCATCCGCAAATTGCCGCATCAGCTGGTTGAATCGTTTAAATCAACGTTGGATGAAGTTCGCGAAGCCGATTTGCTGATTCACGTGGTTGATATCTCGCATCCTAATTTCGAAGATCACATCAAAGTGGTTCAGGAAACCTTGCTGGAACTTGACAACAGCGACAAACCGACAATTCTGGTTTTTAACAAAATCGATGCGTATCAGTACGTTCCGAAAGACAAAGACGATCCGAGTCCGCTGACGCCTGAAAACATTTCACTGGAAGAATTGAAACGGAGCTGGATGTCGAAACTAGACGCCACCAAATGTGTGTTCATTTCAGCAGTTGATAAAACAAACGTGGAAGAACTGCGCGAAACGATGTACAAGGAAATCAAGCGCATTTTTGCGATCCGGTATCCGTTTAACGATTTTCTGTATTGA
- a CDS encoding ABC transporter ATP-binding protein produces the protein MIEVKNVNKSFGENQVLKDISTTFEKGKVNLIIGQSGQGKSVLAKCVVGLHEVDSGEILYDGRDFCKMDRLQRKEIRKEIGMLFQGSALFDSLTVEENVMFPLSMFTQMSKKEMQERADFCLERVNLEGKNKLYPSECSGGMQKRIAIARAISMKPRYLFCDEPNSGLDPKTSIVIDGLIKEITYEYDITTVVITHDMNSVIEIGDNVVFINEGQNWWQGTKKSIITTDNEAIIDFVYASEFMKEIKEQMQR, from the coding sequence ATGATTGAAGTAAAAAACGTCAATAAGTCGTTCGGAGAAAATCAGGTACTCAAAGATATCTCCACCACTTTCGAGAAGGGAAAAGTAAACCTTATTATCGGCCAGTCCGGACAAGGGAAATCGGTTCTTGCGAAATGCGTGGTTGGGTTGCACGAAGTTGATTCGGGTGAAATTCTGTACGACGGACGCGATTTCTGCAAGATGGACCGCTTGCAACGGAAGGAAATCCGGAAGGAAATCGGGATGTTGTTCCAGGGATCAGCGTTGTTTGACTCGCTTACCGTAGAAGAAAACGTGATGTTTCCGCTTTCGATGTTTACCCAAATGAGTAAAAAGGAAATGCAGGAACGAGCAGATTTCTGCCTGGAACGTGTTAATCTTGAAGGGAAAAATAAACTTTATCCATCGGAATGTAGTGGCGGAATGCAGAAACGGATTGCCATTGCCAGAGCTATTTCCATGAAACCACGTTACCTGTTTTGTGATGAACCCAATTCGGGACTCGATCCGAAAACATCAATTGTGATAGACGGATTGATCAAGGAAATCACTTACGAATACGATATCACGACTGTTGTGATTACACACGATATGAACTCTGTGATCGAAATCGGTGACAACGTGGTCTTTATCAACGAAGGTCAAAACTGGTGGCAGGGAACCAAAAAATCGATTATCACCACAGATAACGAAGCCATTATCGACTTTGTATACGCTTCAGAATTTATGAAGGAAATCAAAGAACAGATGCAACGCTGA
- a CDS encoding DUF4440 domain-containing protein has protein sequence MKQILQLEQQLLEAIKTSDVEVLNQLLHDDLLFIAPNSQTITKEMDLASHRKGEMVVESIESHVEQVQLINNTAIVVIVYHTKGKMLGNTIEGSFKYIRFWQRDGDYWKVIGGSCTQL, from the coding sequence ATGAAACAGATTCTCCAACTCGAACAGCAACTCCTGGAAGCCATCAAAACAAGTGATGTGGAAGTGTTGAATCAACTCCTGCACGACGATTTACTGTTCATCGCTCCCAATAGCCAAACTATCACAAAAGAAATGGACCTGGCTTCGCACCGAAAAGGTGAAATGGTGGTGGAATCGATTGAATCACATGTAGAACAAGTGCAGCTGATCAACAATACGGCCATCGTAGTGATTGTGTACCATACCAAAGGAAAAATGCTCGGAAACACCATTGAAGGAAGTTTTAAATACATCCGTTTCTGGCAGCGCGATGGTGATTATTGGAAAGTTATCGGTGGAAGCTGTACGCAACTATAA
- a CDS encoding superoxide dismutase yields MSFELPTLAYAYDALEPHIDARTMEIHHSKHHQAYITNLNAAIAGTDLEGKSIEEILKNCKDKPAVRNNGGGFWNHNLFWEVMAPKAGGIPTGELAQAINDAFGTFEAFKETFTKAGATRFGSGWAWLCVENGKLVVCSTANQDNPLMGEGCSGTPILAMDVWEHAYYLHYQNRRPDYMNAFFNVINWDAVAKKYAAAK; encoded by the coding sequence ATGTCATTCGAATTACCAACATTAGCATACGCGTATGACGCTTTAGAACCGCATATTGACGCGCGTACCATGGAGATTCATCACTCCAAACATCACCAGGCTTATATTACTAACCTCAACGCTGCCATTGCGGGAACGGATCTGGAAGGTAAATCCATTGAAGAAATTCTGAAGAATTGCAAAGATAAACCGGCTGTTCGCAACAACGGTGGTGGGTTTTGGAACCACAACCTTTTCTGGGAAGTAATGGCGCCGAAGGCAGGTGGTATTCCAACAGGCGAATTGGCTCAGGCAATCAACGATGCTTTCGGAACATTTGAAGCGTTTAAAGAAACGTTTACAAAAGCAGGAGCAACACGTTTCGGTTCAGGCTGGGCATGGTTGTGCGTTGAAAACGGTAAACTGGTTGTTTGCTCAACAGCAAACCAGGATAATCCGTTGATGGGCGAAGGCTGCAGCGGAACACCGATTTTAGCCATGGACGTTTGGGAACATGCTTATTACCTGCATTACCAAAATCGTCGCCCGGACTATATGAACGCATTCTTTAATGTGATCAACTGGGATGCCGTAGCGAAGAAATACGCCGCAGCGAAATAA
- a CDS encoding ABC transporter permease: protein MGVIRNIGKYMNMLWVVFSLPDKWRIFRTRLFEEIELIGIKSIPIVALMSAFMGGVIAMQTASNMSNPLLPTYTVGYITQSSTILEFSPTIISLILAGKIGSNVASEIGTMRVTEQIDALEIMGVNSLSFLVLPKTIAAILFFPVLVVFSIGLSLIGGWLSVVISGLLSSEDYVLGIRSFFLVSNVVYALTKTVVFGFLIVTVSSFYGYYTKGGALDVGRSSTQAVVSSSIAILIANFLLTQMILL from the coding sequence ATGGGCGTCATTCGCAATATCGGTAAGTATATGAACATGCTTTGGGTGGTTTTCTCACTGCCTGATAAATGGCGTATTTTCCGTACCCGTCTGTTTGAAGAAATCGAGCTTATCGGGATCAAATCCATTCCAATTGTAGCATTGATGTCGGCCTTTATGGGTGGTGTAATCGCCATGCAAACGGCTTCCAACATGAGTAATCCGCTGTTGCCAACCTATACCGTTGGTTACATTACACAATCAAGTACCATTCTGGAGTTCTCACCTACTATTATTTCACTGATCTTGGCCGGAAAAATCGGATCGAATGTAGCTTCCGAAATAGGAACCATGCGCGTTACAGAGCAAATTGATGCACTGGAGATTATGGGTGTGAATTCACTTTCGTTCTTAGTATTACCCAAAACAATCGCTGCTATTTTATTCTTCCCCGTTCTGGTTGTTTTTTCCATCGGACTCAGTTTGATCGGAGGTTGGCTTTCAGTCGTGATTTCGGGCTTGCTTTCCAGTGAAGATTACGTGCTTGGAATCCGGTCGTTTTTCCTTGTTAGCAACGTGGTGTATGCCTTGACCAAAACCGTTGTCTTCGGCTTTCTGATCGTTACCGTTTCATCGTTTTACGGCTATTACACTAAAGGTGGTGCATTGGATGTGGGACGTTCTTCCACACAAGCCGTTGTTAGTTCCAGTATTGCCATCCTGATTGCCAATTTCCTGCTCACTCAAATGATCTTACTCTGA
- a CDS encoding cytochrome B yields the protein MEALIHTHSGLRWVVLILLLVAIGRAFARKNSSLYDKSDKMINLFTMVSLHTQLLLGLILYFASPKVVFVEGWMKVSQARFYGMEHIAIMVIAIALVTIGRRKAENATEPAKKHKTIAVWYTIGLILILASIPWPFRNLGAGWF from the coding sequence ATGGAAGCATTAATACATACACATTCGGGACTTAGATGGGTGGTTTTGATTTTATTACTGGTTGCAATCGGCCGTGCATTTGCGCGTAAGAACAGCAGTTTGTATGATAAATCAGACAAAATGATCAACCTGTTTACAATGGTAAGTTTGCACACGCAATTGTTGCTGGGATTGATCCTTTATTTCGCCAGTCCGAAAGTCGTTTTCGTAGAAGGCTGGATGAAAGTGAGTCAGGCGCGTTTTTACGGGATGGAACACATTGCAATAATGGTTATTGCCATCGCATTGGTGACGATCGGTCGACGAAAAGCAGAAAATGCGACAGAACCGGCTAAAAAGCACAAAACAATTGCTGTTTGGTATACTATCGGATTGATCCTGATCCTGGCTTCTATTCCGTGGCCGTTCCGAAATTTGGGAGCAGGATGGTTCTAA
- a CDS encoding mannose-1-phosphate guanylyltransferase, whose protein sequence is MKDNYCVIMAGGIGSRFWPMSTVQRPKQFLDVLGIGKSLLRMTFERLLNIAPAENIYIVTNAIYKDIVKEQLPELSYDQILTEPERKNTAPCITYAAAKIHAINPNATLVVAPSDHLILKEEKFVDVIRIAIETANRNERLVTLGIKPTRPDTGYGYIEFVEDGDILPGQVKDVKHFTEKPNRELAEIFVKSGNYYWNSGIFIWRSVTILHALEKFKPELHELFTAESYKYNTAEEQAYVNHCFAACEDISIDFAVMENAKNVDVVLATFDWSDLGTWGSLYTHLEKDYNGNAVIGDNVHMINSTNCIVNLPNDKLALIEGLDNHIVVESDNMLMILNKDDEQNLKKYLIPMEEASPKFFPK, encoded by the coding sequence ATGAAAGATAATTATTGCGTTATCATGGCCGGTGGAATCGGAAGTCGGTTCTGGCCCATGTCTACCGTTCAGCGACCGAAACAATTCCTGGACGTTTTGGGAATCGGTAAATCGTTACTGCGAATGACTTTTGAGCGTTTGCTGAACATTGCTCCGGCTGAAAATATTTACATTGTCACCAACGCTATCTACAAAGACATTGTAAAGGAGCAATTACCCGAATTGTCATACGATCAGATTCTTACTGAACCGGAACGCAAGAATACAGCTCCGTGTATTACTTATGCGGCTGCGAAAATTCATGCGATCAACCCAAATGCAACGCTGGTAGTTGCGCCTTCTGATCATTTGATCTTAAAAGAAGAAAAATTTGTTGATGTTATTCGCATTGCAATTGAAACAGCCAATAGGAATGAGCGTTTGGTAACGTTGGGGATCAAACCGACACGACCTGATACCGGTTACGGTTACATCGAATTTGTGGAGGATGGTGATATTTTGCCAGGCCAGGTGAAAGATGTAAAACATTTTACTGAAAAACCAAATCGTGAACTGGCGGAAATTTTCGTGAAGAGCGGAAATTATTATTGGAATTCAGGCATTTTCATTTGGCGTTCAGTAACTATTCTGCATGCGTTGGAAAAATTCAAACCGGAACTGCATGAATTGTTTACCGCTGAATCGTATAAATACAACACTGCTGAAGAACAAGCTTATGTGAATCACTGTTTTGCAGCCTGTGAAGATATTTCCATCGATTTTGCAGTGATGGAAAATGCCAAGAACGTAGATGTGGTATTAGCTACGTTCGATTGGTCCGATTTGGGAACGTGGGGAAGTTTGTACACGCACCTCGAAAAGGATTACAATGGAAATGCGGTGATCGGCGACAATGTGCACATGATCAATTCCACTAATTGCATCGTGAATTTACCCAACGATAAACTGGCGCTGATTGAAGGATTGGATAATCACATTGTGGTTGAATCGGATAATATGCTGATGATCCTGAACAAAGATGACGAACAAAACCTGAAGAAATACCTCATTCCGATGGAAGAGGCCAGTCCGAAGTTTTTTCCGAAATAA
- a CDS encoding cation-efflux pump, with protein MKEQQQKAISTAYFSMFGNLILALTKGAVGFFGNSFALIADAIESTADVFSSFLVLVGLKYAKRPPDENHPYGHGKVEPLITFVVVGFLCISATYIVIESIHNIRTPHKVPQAYTLWFLAAIIVIKELSYRFVSKKSKETGSGSLKADAWHHRSDAITSLCAFVGISIALWLGNDYAEADDWAALLSSGFIYVNAFLIFRPALGEVMDEHRHHAFVDDIRTFSQEVPHVVRTEKCLVRKSGMRYWVDIHVHVDGKLSVDEGHTIAHTLKSHLMEKLPVIEDVLVHIEPA; from the coding sequence ATGAAGGAACAACAACAAAAGGCGATTAGCACAGCATACTTCAGTATGTTTGGCAATCTTATTTTGGCGTTGACAAAAGGTGCCGTAGGTTTTTTCGGTAATTCCTTTGCATTGATTGCAGATGCAATCGAATCTACCGCCGATGTATTTTCTTCATTCCTGGTATTGGTTGGTTTAAAATATGCCAAACGTCCACCCGATGAAAATCACCCTTACGGCCACGGAAAAGTAGAGCCGCTCATTACCTTTGTTGTAGTTGGTTTTCTATGTATATCGGCTACTTACATTGTAATTGAAAGCATTCACAATATCCGCACTCCGCACAAAGTACCGCAAGCGTATACACTTTGGTTTCTGGCGGCAATTATTGTTATCAAGGAACTTTCATATCGCTTCGTCTCAAAAAAAAGCAAGGAAACCGGAAGTGGCTCTCTCAAAGCGGATGCATGGCATCACCGCAGCGATGCCATTACTTCACTTTGCGCATTTGTGGGTATTTCCATTGCTCTCTGGTTGGGAAATGATTACGCGGAAGCCGATGATTGGGCGGCATTGCTATCATCCGGATTTATTTATGTCAACGCCTTTCTGATTTTTCGTCCTGCTTTGGGTGAAGTAATGGATGAGCATCGTCATCATGCTTTTGTGGATGATATCCGCACTTTTTCGCAAGAGGTTCCCCATGTGGTTCGTACAGAAAAATGCCTGGTCAGAAAATCGGGAATGCGTTATTGGGTAGACATTCATGTTCACGTAGACGGAAAATTGTCTGTCGATGAAGGCCATACAATCGCACACACACTCAAATCGCACCTGATGGAAAAATTGCCTGTAATTGAAGATGTGCTGGTGCATATAGAACCCGCTTAA